One window of the Aptenodytes patagonicus chromosome 17, bAptPat1.pri.cur, whole genome shotgun sequence genome contains the following:
- the LOC143168403 gene encoding argininosuccinate lyase-like, translating to MAAEGDKMLGGRLGGTTDPVMEMFSASITYDQRLSEVDIRGSMAYAKALEKAGILSKPELEKILSGLEKISEEWSKGAFVVKQSDEDIHTANERRLKELIGDIAGKLHTGRSRNDQVVTDLKLLMKNSLSVISTHLLQLIKTLVERAAKEIDVILPGYTHLQKAQPVRWSQFLLSHAVALTRDSERLGEMKKRMNVLPLGSGALAGNPLEIDRELLRSELDFASISLNSMDAVSERDFVVEFLSVATLLMIHLSKMAEDLILYSTSEFGFLTLSDTYCTGSSLMPQKKNPDSLELIRSKAGRVFGRLAAVVMVLKGLPSTYNKDLQEDKEAVFDVIDTLNAVLQVATGVISTLQINKENMEKALSPEILSSDLALYLVRKGVMISLGQQTRKLETHSLHVSQVVELLPGGLGSNLQMPFRQAHIASRKAVHLAESKGIPINNLSPDDLKTISPLFGSDVSQVFNVANSVEQYRAMGGTAKSSVTAQIEQLRELLKKLKEQA from the exons ATGGCAGCCGAG GGGGATAAAATGTTGGGAGGAAGACTCGGTGGAACCACAGATCCAGTCATGGAGATGTTCAGTGCTTCCATTACCTATGATCAGAGGCTGTCTGAAGTTGATATCCGGGGCAGCATGGCTTATGCCAAAGCCTTGGAGAAGGCTGGGATCCTATCTAAACCTGAGCTGGAGAAGATCCTGAGTGGCCtggaaaag ATCTCCGAGGAATGGTCTAAAGGAGCCTTTGTGGTGAAACAAAGCGATGAGGATATCCACACTGCCAACGAACGCAGACTAAAG GAGCTGATTGGAGACatagctggaaagctgcacacTGGAAGGAGCAGGAACGATCAG GTTGTGACTGACTTGAAGCTGTTAATGAAGAATTCCCTCTCTGTCATCTCCactcacctcctgcagctcattaAGACCCTGGTGGAACGCGCTGCCAA GGAAATTGATGTTATCCTCCCTGGCTACACCCACCTGCAGAAAGCTCAGCCCGTCAGATGGAGCCAGTTCTTGCTCAG CCATGCTGTTGCTCTGACCCGTGATTCTGAGCGCCTGGGAGAGATGAAGAAGAGGATGAACGTCTTGCCTTTGGGAAG CGGTGCTCTGGCTGGCAACCCACTGGAAATTGATAGAGAGCTTCTGCGTAGTG AGCTGGACTTTGCTTCCATCAGCCTGAACAGCATGGATGCCGTCAGCGAGAGAGACTTTGTGG tgGAATTCCTCTCTGTTGCCACCCTGCTGATGATCCACCTGAGCAAGATGGCTGAAGATCTCATCCTCTACAGTACCAGCGAGTTTGGCTTTCTAACCCTCTCTGACACCTACTG cactggcagcagcctgATGCCTCAGAAGAAGAACCCCGATAGTCTGGAACTCATCCGCAGCAAAGCTGGTCGTGTGTTCGGACGG ttggCTGCTGTTGTCATGGTTCTCAAAGGACTTCCAAGCACCTACAACAAGGATCTGCAG GAGGACAAGGAGGCCGTCTTTGATGTCATCGACACCCTGAATGCTGTGCTCCAGGTTGCCACTGGAGTGATTTCTACCCTCCAG ATCAACAAGGAGAACATGGAGAAGGCTCTGAGCCCTGAGATCCTGTCGTCTGATCTGGCTCTCTACTTGGTTCGTAAAGGA GTGATGATCAGTCTGGGTCAACAAACACGAAAGCTGGAAACCCATTCTTTACATGTATCCCAAGTAGTGGAACTGCTGCCGGGTGGACTTGGTAGTAATTTACAG ATGCCATTCAGACAAGCCCACATTGCCTCTAGGAAGGCCGTCCACCTCGCCGAGTCTAAAGGCATACCCATCAATAACCTCAGCCCGGATGACCTGAAGACCATCAG ccccctgttTGGCAGCGACGTCTCCCAGGTCTTCAACGTCGCCAACAGCGTGGAGCAGTACAGGGCCATGGGCGGTACCGCCAAGAGCAGCGTGACTGCCCAGATcgagcagctgagggagctgctgaagaagctgaaggagcaaGCTTAG